From one Halothece sp. PCC 7418 genomic stretch:
- a CDS encoding methyl-accepting chemotaxis protein, translating into MTQTSPQQQEQNQSSVPQSSNGHNLRESDQRLEYIPLQDENITQENQSWWEKLKARWDNISFRNKLTIVVMGSVAIPVVAVTQANVIFTRTELREDLEKQLILELQSLEEQITDDYQELAEESEIMAKNAVVTGANLNDPQQAEQVLNNAIEPNPNESFYILTNQQGESVAQKISIIDRDFSQYPPLPTGNETIDQYSETTQPIRPVNKNIGINLTDLPMVQEVLETGQGKAGIELISSTTLEKLGLAEQASIGIREQQTEGLPEAKQPFPEGRYDINQGKIGMALMTVQPIIQNGQTVGTVIQARLLNRDYEIVDLIKQETGADTVTLFAQDWRISTNVPYQDGETRAIGTRVSREVAETVLNQGETFIGEANVVETTFLSVYNPIYNSDGEVIGMTYVGDPQTEINAALFRASVIDYGIGLIILVIGGGIAVFISRSFSTPILRLSNFAQQVGSGNYRLRMQGTNRQDEIGILSQDLNRMVTNLEATQNQLQQDIAENSFLARLASANVTNSESVTQLLDQAVSETRALLEVDRVVIYRFQDDGSGYISNESSVEGVTPAREREMKDPCIPEEIRQAYIEGRVVPTTDVLNAGFHPDHLQLMKDLNIRANLVVPIVVRESLYGLLIAHNCEEPYEWQEREINLMQRVATELSGAQERVSFLEDLQASEEEQRQEKEKLQRRALELLMQVDPISQGDLTVNASVTEDEIGTVADSYNSTVESLRKIVGQVQQAAKAVADTTTRNEAEVQALSQGALKQSEEIEIALQRIEAMTESINVVSANAAEAEGAIQKSAATVKAGDEAMNRTVDGIVEIRETVAETAKKVKRLGESSQKISQVVNLISNFADQTNLLALNASIEAARAGEQGRGFAVVADEVRALAQQSANATSEISSLVDQIQTETNEVVTAMEQGTEQVVSGTQLVEEARGNLNQISEVSNQINELVAKIAEAAKTQSADSEQVNQTIKDVAAIAQRTSESATQVSDSFKELLQTAQNLEENVGQFKID; encoded by the coding sequence ATGACTCAAACTTCTCCACAGCAGCAAGAACAAAATCAATCCTCTGTTCCTCAATCTAGCAACGGACACAATCTTAGGGAATCTGACCAGCGTTTAGAGTATATTCCTTTACAAGACGAAAACATAACCCAAGAGAATCAAAGCTGGTGGGAAAAGTTAAAAGCTCGTTGGGATAACATTAGTTTTCGTAATAAGCTCACAATTGTTGTCATGGGGAGTGTTGCCATTCCTGTTGTAGCAGTAACACAAGCGAACGTGATTTTTACTCGTACCGAATTAAGGGAGGACTTGGAAAAGCAATTAATCCTAGAACTACAAAGTTTAGAGGAGCAGATAACAGACGATTATCAAGAATTAGCTGAAGAATCCGAAATCATGGCAAAAAATGCTGTTGTTACAGGAGCTAACTTGAATGATCCTCAGCAAGCAGAGCAAGTCTTAAACAACGCGATCGAGCCCAATCCCAATGAAAGTTTTTATATCTTAACGAACCAACAAGGAGAAAGTGTCGCTCAAAAAATTTCTATCATTGATCGCGATTTTTCCCAGTATCCTCCCCTCCCAACGGGTAATGAAACCATTGATCAATACTCTGAAACGACCCAACCCATACGCCCAGTTAATAAAAATATCGGCATTAACCTCACTGACTTACCCATGGTGCAAGAAGTGCTGGAAACGGGTCAGGGGAAAGCGGGTATTGAATTGATCAGTAGTACGACTTTAGAAAAACTCGGTTTAGCCGAACAAGCCAGTATTGGCATTCGTGAACAACAAACTGAGGGCTTACCCGAAGCCAAACAACCGTTTCCCGAGGGGAGGTATGACATCAATCAAGGGAAAATCGGCATGGCGTTAATGACGGTGCAGCCCATTATCCAAAATGGGCAAACTGTCGGAACAGTGATTCAAGCCCGTTTGCTCAACCGTGACTATGAAATTGTTGATTTGATTAAACAAGAAACGGGAGCCGATACGGTTACTCTCTTTGCCCAAGACTGGCGCATTAGTACCAATGTTCCTTATCAAGATGGGGAAACGCGAGCGATTGGAACCAGGGTTTCGAGAGAAGTGGCAGAAACGGTTCTCAATCAAGGAGAAACCTTTATTGGAGAAGCTAATGTTGTCGAGACAACCTTCTTGAGTGTATATAACCCCATTTATAACAGCGACGGGGAAGTCATTGGCATGACTTATGTGGGCGACCCCCAAACCGAAATTAATGCTGCCTTGTTTAGAGCCAGTGTTATTGACTATGGCATTGGTTTGATTATTCTCGTGATTGGTGGCGGTATTGCTGTCTTTATCTCTCGCAGTTTCTCCACACCGATTCTCCGTTTATCTAACTTTGCTCAACAAGTGGGAAGCGGAAATTATCGCCTACGGATGCAAGGTACTAACCGTCAGGATGAAATTGGCATTTTATCCCAAGACTTAAACCGTATGGTGACCAACCTCGAAGCCACTCAAAACCAGCTGCAACAAGACATTGCTGAAAATAGTTTCTTGGCTCGTTTAGCCAGTGCCAACGTTACGAACTCAGAAAGTGTAACTCAACTTTTGGATCAAGCTGTGAGTGAAACCCGAGCCTTGTTAGAAGTCGATCGCGTTGTGATTTATCGTTTCCAAGATGATGGTAGCGGTTATATTTCTAATGAATCCTCTGTTGAAGGGGTCACACCAGCCCGAGAACGAGAAATGAAAGACCCTTGCATTCCCGAAGAAATCCGCCAAGCCTACATTGAAGGGCGAGTCGTTCCCACAACCGATGTTTTAAATGCGGGTTTTCATCCCGATCACTTGCAATTGATGAAAGATTTAAATATTCGGGCTAATTTAGTCGTTCCCATTGTGGTGCGGGAAAGTCTCTATGGCTTGCTCATTGCACATAACTGCGAAGAACCCTACGAATGGCAAGAACGAGAAATTAATTTAATGCAACGGGTTGCTACAGAACTCAGTGGAGCGCAAGAACGGGTTAGTTTCTTGGAAGATTTACAAGCCTCAGAAGAAGAACAACGACAGGAGAAAGAAAAGCTGCAACGACGCGCTCTAGAATTGCTGATGCAGGTTGATCCCATTAGTCAAGGAGATTTAACGGTTAATGCTAGCGTAACGGAAGATGAAATTGGGACGGTTGCTGACTCTTATAACTCCACTGTGGAAAGTCTGCGGAAGATTGTGGGACAGGTACAACAAGCAGCAAAAGCAGTTGCTGATACCACGACCAGAAATGAAGCAGAAGTGCAAGCTCTATCCCAAGGGGCGCTGAAACAATCGGAAGAAATTGAAATTGCTTTGCAACGCATTGAAGCGATGACCGAATCGATTAATGTGGTATCGGCAAACGCAGCCGAAGCAGAGGGGGCAATTCAAAAGTCAGCAGCCACGGTAAAAGCGGGAGATGAGGCAATGAACCGCACGGTTGATGGCATTGTGGAGATTCGAGAAACGGTAGCAGAAACGGCGAAAAAAGTCAAACGGTTAGGGGAATCGTCTCAGAAAATTTCGCAGGTGGTAAATTTAATTAGTAACTTTGCTGACCAAACGAACTTACTGGCGTTAAATGCCTCCATTGAGGCAGCCAGAGCAGGGGAACAGGGACGCGGGTTTGCTGTGGTTGCGGATGAAGTGCGGGCGTTAGCGCAACAGTCTGCAAATGCAACTTCTGAAATTTCGAGTCTTGTTGACCAAATTCAAACGGAAACGAATGAGGTTGTTACTGCAATGGAACAAGGAACAGAACAGGTGGTTAGCGGGACACAATTGGTGGAAGAAGCCCGAGGAAACTTAAATCAAATCTCGGAAGTATCGAACCAGATTAATGAACTGGTGGCAAAAATTGCAGAAGCTGCCAAAACTCAGTCTGCGGACTCGGAACAGGTTAATCAGACCATTAAAGATGTCGCAGCGATCGCGCAACGAACCTCTGAAAGTGCTACTCAGGTGTCTGATTCCTTTAAGGAACTGCTGCAAACAGCCCAAAACCTAGAAGAGAACGTCGGACAGTTCAAAATTGATTAA
- a CDS encoding globin family protein, with amino-acid sequence MVASPELLNVELLENSYSEIRPRANEFAISFYQNLFSLYPETQPLFAHVDMAKQQQMLISALNLVVKNLRKPNLFKQTLKGLGSRHVRYGALPEYYPLLKEALLKTFQDYLQDRWTAETRQAWTEAFDAITKLMLDGY; translated from the coding sequence ATGGTTGCTAGTCCAGAATTATTAAATGTTGAGTTATTAGAAAATAGCTATAGTGAAATTAGACCTCGGGCAAACGAGTTTGCTATTAGTTTTTATCAAAACTTGTTTAGTCTCTACCCCGAAACCCAGCCCTTGTTTGCCCACGTGGATATGGCAAAGCAACAGCAAATGTTGATTAGTGCTTTAAACCTCGTGGTTAAAAATTTACGAAAGCCTAACTTATTTAAGCAAACTCTCAAAGGACTAGGTTCTCGTCATGTGCGGTATGGGGCTTTGCCAGAATATTATCCCTTGCTTAAAGAAGCTCTTTTAAAGACCTTTCAAGATTATTTGCAAGACAGATGGACAGCAGAAACCAGACAAGCATGGACTGAGGCTTTTGATGCCATTACTAAACTGATGCTGGATGGGTATTGA
- a CDS encoding GGDEF domain-containing protein has protein sequence METPDDPKYPEIHSLVASFPILESLELHPHSKLKILPCYDTTVQSHEMGQVIMDAFERCAHLPGVIVREEKEVLGIISRQRFLSYMSQPYSLELYLQRPIRRLWEMLNASVLELPCEYGITQAVQEALSRPYESLYEPLAVRFSEQVLKVLDLHILLLAQSKLLIEITQLQAKTQAQLQQKNERLEATEVALKEANRELQKQATQDGLTEVSNRRQFDTTLKREWQRLRRSRQPLSLLICDVDEFKRYNDTYGHQAGDLCLWEVAQVINSVAKRPSDLVSRYGGEEFTLLLPDTPLNGAVEVATLIRQTLQVQNIPHQSSRVSSRVTLSIGISCLIPTGNVSPEVLVQQADLALYEAKNQGRDRAVISYK, from the coding sequence ATGGAAACGCCTGATGATCCGAAATATCCAGAAATTCACTCTCTTGTCGCGAGTTTTCCAATTTTAGAGTCTCTGGAATTACATCCTCATTCTAAGTTAAAAATCCTTCCTTGTTATGACACGACAGTTCAAAGTCATGAAATGGGTCAAGTGATCATGGATGCGTTTGAGAGGTGTGCTCATTTACCAGGGGTGATTGTTCGAGAAGAAAAAGAAGTGTTAGGGATAATTTCTCGGCAACGTTTTCTATCTTACATGAGTCAGCCGTATAGCTTAGAACTGTATCTGCAACGACCGATTAGGCGATTGTGGGAGATGTTGAATGCGTCTGTTTTGGAATTACCTTGTGAGTATGGCATTACACAAGCAGTACAAGAAGCGTTATCCCGCCCTTATGAAAGTCTTTATGAACCGTTAGCGGTTCGCTTTTCAGAACAGGTCTTAAAAGTGCTGGATTTGCATATTCTGCTGTTAGCTCAATCTAAATTATTAATTGAAATTACTCAACTACAGGCGAAAACCCAAGCCCAGTTACAACAAAAAAATGAGCGTTTAGAAGCCACTGAAGTGGCTTTGAAGGAAGCAAACCGAGAACTCCAGAAACAAGCCACCCAAGATGGACTGACGGAAGTGAGTAACCGCAGACAGTTTGATACAACTTTAAAGCGAGAATGGCAACGGTTAAGACGATCGCGCCAACCTTTATCTTTACTAATTTGTGATGTGGATGAGTTCAAACGCTATAACGATACCTACGGACATCAAGCGGGTGATTTGTGTTTATGGGAAGTCGCCCAAGTGATTAATAGTGTCGCAAAACGCCCTTCCGATCTGGTTTCTCGTTATGGGGGAGAAGAGTTTACTCTCTTATTACCGGATACGCCTCTCAACGGTGCGGTAGAAGTAGCAACACTGATTCGGCAAACGTTACAAGTCCAAAATATCCCTCATCAGTCTTCGCGAGTGAGTTCAAGAGTGACACTCAGTATTGGGATTAGTTGTCTGATTCCGACGGGAAATGTCTCCCCTGAGGTGTTAGTTCAACAAGCCGATTTAGCCTTATATGAGGCAAAAAATCAAGGGCGCGATCGCGCTGTCATCTCATACAAGTAA
- a CDS encoding DUF2079 domain-containing protein: MLFPLNRATEKKGIIVSAIAFFAITLILILHRHFTFYSSYDQGIFNQVFWNGLQGNFFQSSLSSQLSTNVVHNNEVPYVAYHRLGQHFTPALLLWLPIYALFPHPATLSVLQVVFVTSAGIVLYFLAREYVDNTVATLISISFYAANAILAPTLANFHDISQIPLFVFTLLLAMEKRWWWLFALFSVLILAVREDSGITLFGIGVYMVFSRRFPRIGLIVCTVSFGYLLILTNLIMPIFSEDISKRFMLERFGQYVEGDEASTLDVIFAMLTQPWLLVIELVTPVGRTIRYLLGQLLPFAFIPAVSPGAWMIAGFPLLKLLLGKGFSVLAITIRYAMGVVPGLCYGAILWWGGQGVLRFNQPLETLTPRPLSRKFRRFWVFCICLTLLFTITSNPNRTLYFLIPDSIDPWVYVSLPEQWHHSGNIYQLMNKIPQEASVSATTYIIPHLSGRRAIIRFPALRLRNDQEKVESVDYVLADLWRLRRYQVAFDDDLRRLRAMTYRIEEITNRGDYGIAGFEEGVILLEKGAENNLEAVNQWLTFKTEIAPMIEREDTI; encoded by the coding sequence ATGCTGTTTCCGTTAAATCGGGCAACGGAGAAAAAGGGAATTATTGTAAGCGCGATCGCGTTCTTTGCCATTACTCTGATTTTAATTCTCCATCGCCACTTTACGTTTTACTCGTCCTATGACCAAGGCATTTTTAACCAAGTTTTCTGGAATGGTCTTCAGGGGAACTTCTTTCAAAGTTCTCTCTCCTCCCAACTGTCCACCAATGTTGTCCATAACAATGAAGTCCCCTATGTTGCCTATCATCGTCTCGGGCAACACTTTACCCCCGCCTTGCTGTTATGGCTGCCAATTTATGCCCTATTTCCCCATCCCGCTACACTTTCTGTCTTGCAGGTTGTCTTTGTCACCAGTGCAGGAATTGTACTCTATTTTCTAGCGCGAGAATATGTTGATAATACCGTCGCAACGTTGATCAGTATCAGCTTTTATGCAGCAAACGCCATTCTTGCGCCAACTCTTGCCAACTTCCACGATATTAGCCAGATTCCTCTCTTTGTCTTTACGCTGCTGTTAGCAATGGAGAAACGCTGGTGGTGGTTGTTTGCCCTGTTCAGTGTCTTGATTTTAGCGGTGCGAGAAGACAGTGGGATTACCCTATTTGGCATTGGGGTCTATATGGTGTTCAGCCGTCGCTTCCCGCGCATTGGTCTGATTGTCTGTACAGTGAGTTTTGGTTATCTCCTCATCCTCACCAATCTCATCATGCCCATTTTTTCCGAAGATATTTCTAAACGCTTCATGTTAGAGCGATTTGGGCAATATGTGGAAGGCGATGAAGCAAGTACGCTTGATGTGATTTTTGCCATGCTAACGCAACCGTGGCTGTTGGTGATTGAACTGGTTACGCCCGTGGGTCGCACAATTCGGTATTTACTGGGACAATTGCTGCCGTTTGCGTTTATTCCTGCTGTTTCCCCTGGCGCTTGGATGATTGCGGGGTTTCCCTTGTTAAAACTCCTCTTAGGAAAAGGGTTTTCCGTGCTAGCGATTACCATTCGCTATGCAATGGGAGTTGTTCCTGGTTTGTGTTATGGGGCGATTTTATGGTGGGGAGGACAAGGGGTATTACGATTTAACCAACCGTTAGAAACTCTCACACCACGTCCTCTTTCGCGGAAGTTTCGTCGCTTTTGGGTGTTTTGCATTTGTCTGACGCTTTTATTTACGATAACATCCAATCCCAATCGCACCCTTTATTTTTTAATTCCCGACTCGATTGATCCTTGGGTGTATGTATCTTTACCTGAACAATGGCATCATTCAGGGAACATTTACCAGTTGATGAATAAAATCCCTCAAGAGGCAAGTGTATCAGCAACCACCTACATTATTCCGCATTTATCAGGGCGACGAGCAATTATTCGCTTTCCTGCTTTAAGGTTACGGAATGATCAAGAAAAAGTGGAATCAGTAGATTATGTTTTAGCTGATTTATGGCGGTTGCGTCGCTATCAAGTTGCCTTTGATGATGATTTACGACGGTTACGAGCTATGACTTACCGCATTGAAGAAATTACGAATCGCGGAGATTACGGGATTGCTGGTTTTGAGGAAGGGGTAATCTTATTGGAAAAGGGTGCAGAAAATAATCTGGAAGCTGTTAATCAATGGTTAACCTTCAAAACAGAAATTGCTCCTATGATTGAAAGAGAGGATACAATTTAA
- the trxA gene encoding thioredoxin, producing MVATAEVTDSSFQQEVLESELTVLVDFWAPWCGPCRMVAPVVDEISEQYEGQVKVVKVNTDENPNVASQYGIRSIPTLMIFKDGQRVDMVVGAVPKTTLANTLEKYL from the coding sequence ATGGTAGCAACTGCAGAAGTCACCGATAGCAGCTTCCAACAGGAAGTTTTAGAAAGTGAACTTACGGTTCTGGTTGATTTTTGGGCCCCTTGGTGTGGACCTTGCCGTATGGTCGCGCCTGTGGTTGATGAAATCTCCGAACAATACGAAGGGCAAGTGAAAGTCGTCAAAGTGAATACCGACGAAAATCCTAATGTTGCAAGTCAATATGGCATTCGCAGCATTCCCACCCTAATGATCTTCAAAGATGGGCAGCGTGTGGATATGGTCGTTGGTGCTGTTCCTAAAACCACATTGGCAAATACTTTAGAAAAGTATCTATAA
- a CDS encoding LOG family protein — translation MDVSPKSESSPDRVANEIKALIGHLPHTEKGSWIKQAVKILIRLADEDIATTDWKIISRTLQDLEAGLMTFQPYRHTRKVTVFGSARIPPDTEEYKLAKEFSKCLAQQGFMVMTGAGGGIMAAGNEGAGRENSFGLNIQLPFEQGANDYIHNDEKLIGFKYFFTRKLFFLRESDAIALFPGGYGTQDEAFECLTLCQTGRQPPIPLVLIDKPGGDYWKAWDRYIREHLIQDGLVSPDDNCIYTITDDLEVACNAINHFYRVYHSSSYVNDLLVMRLNAEPTDTQVALLNEEFSDILVRGKFEKSPPLSEENGNGTDDLPRLVFHFNQRDLGRLYKLIRRINQFPIAVPSRVETHPEQK, via the coding sequence ATGGATGTATCTCCGAAAAGTGAAAGCAGCCCTGATCGGGTCGCAAATGAAATTAAAGCGTTGATTGGTCATCTTCCCCATACCGAAAAAGGAAGTTGGATTAAACAGGCGGTGAAAATCTTAATCCGTCTGGCTGATGAGGATATTGCAACCACAGACTGGAAAATTATTTCCCGCACGTTACAAGATTTAGAAGCGGGATTGATGACCTTTCAGCCTTACCGCCACACCCGAAAAGTTACGGTCTTTGGTTCCGCACGCATTCCCCCAGACACGGAGGAATATAAGCTAGCCAAAGAATTCTCTAAATGTCTCGCGCAACAAGGCTTTATGGTCATGACAGGTGCGGGGGGTGGCATTATGGCTGCAGGAAACGAAGGGGCCGGGCGAGAGAACTCTTTTGGCTTAAACATCCAGCTTCCCTTTGAACAGGGTGCAAATGACTATATCCATAATGACGAAAAACTGATTGGATTTAAGTATTTTTTTACACGAAAACTGTTTTTCTTAAGAGAAAGTGACGCGATCGCGCTGTTTCCAGGAGGATATGGGACTCAAGATGAAGCCTTTGAATGTTTAACCTTGTGTCAAACTGGAAGACAACCGCCGATTCCTCTGGTTTTGATTGATAAACCAGGTGGCGACTACTGGAAAGCGTGGGATCGCTATATCCGAGAACACCTGATTCAAGATGGTTTAGTTAGTCCCGACGATAACTGCATTTATACCATCACCGATGACCTTGAGGTCGCCTGTAACGCAATTAATCATTTCTATCGCGTCTATCATTCCAGCAGTTATGTCAATGATTTGTTAGTAATGCGCCTCAATGCTGAACCCACAGATACCCAAGTGGCGTTACTGAATGAAGAATTTAGTGACATCTTAGTGCGCGGAAAATTTGAAAAAAGCCCTCCTCTCAGCGAAGAAAACGGGAATGGGACTGATGATCTCCCTCGTTTAGTCTTTCACTTTAATCAACGGGACTTAGGACGGCTGTATAAACTGATTCGGCGGATTAATCAATTTCCGATTGCAGTTCCTTCCCGAGTGGAAACTCACCCCGAACAGAAATAA
- the tsaB gene encoding tRNA (adenosine(37)-N6)-threonylcarbamoyltransferase complex dimerization subunit type 1 TsaB, translating into MLTLLFFWEKLKAMGATEQKSRYGLALHTTSPQLGLALSNFQGDQRINTWKLGRDLSSHLHILLQEFLPPQTWSDLAFIAVAKGPGSFTGTRIGVATARTLAQQLQIPLFAISTLSAIAHYYKTQNSQQFSDSERIAVQVPARRQQFFVGIYHLSATDLTIELPDTIMTETEWEDTLNQLSFPYQLWKMKEEQFGETVSSVLELAYQQWQQGKRPTLQEAQPFYGQSPV; encoded by the coding sequence ATGCTCACTCTACTGTTTTTTTGGGAAAAATTGAAGGCAATGGGAGCAACAGAACAAAAATCTAGATATGGTCTGGCGTTACACACGACTAGTCCGCAACTGGGACTTGCATTGAGTAACTTTCAGGGTGATCAAAGAATAAACACTTGGAAATTAGGTCGGGATTTATCCAGTCATCTTCATATTTTGTTGCAAGAGTTTTTACCTCCCCAAACTTGGTCTGACTTGGCGTTTATTGCCGTTGCCAAAGGACCCGGCAGTTTTACAGGAACTCGCATTGGCGTTGCAACAGCACGGACCTTAGCGCAACAGTTGCAGATTCCCTTATTTGCCATTTCGACATTAAGCGCGATCGCGCATTATTACAAAACTCAAAACTCCCAGCAATTTTCCGATTCAGAGCGAATTGCAGTGCAAGTTCCTGCCCGCCGTCAACAGTTTTTTGTGGGCATTTATCACCTCAGCGCAACAGACTTAACGATTGAGCTTCCTGACACCATCATGACCGAAACGGAATGGGAAGACACCTTAAATCAGCTATCTTTTCCCTATCAATTATGGAAAATGAAAGAAGAACAATTCGGAGAAACCGTTTCTAGTGTTCTAGAATTAGCCTATCAACAATGGCAACAAGGAAAACGCCCCACTCTGCAAGAAGCACAACCCTTTTATGGACAAAGCCCAGTCTAG